The Archocentrus centrarchus isolate MPI-CPG fArcCen1 chromosome 12, fArcCen1, whole genome shotgun sequence genome includes a window with the following:
- the slc31a2 gene encoding protein SLC31A2, with amino-acid sequence MRMTFGTSSSVTLLFDFWDVHSPAGMVLSVLVVLLLTVFYEMLKVWRVWLGNSSKLAQPQSPYAAPPSSRCDSISVLDSSPSESSLTPIVSHPPAPSTRSSWLLHVIQTVLHVLQVSLAYMLMLCVMSYNTWIFLGVIVGSVLGYFVSFPLLDRM; translated from the exons ATGACTTTTGGAACATCGAGCAGTGTGACGCTGCTGTTTGACTTCTGGGATGTGCACAGCCCTGCAG GGATGGTGCTGTCAGTGTTGGTGGTCTTGCTCCTGACTGTCTTTTATGAGATGCTCAAAGTATGGAGAGTGTGGCTGGGGAATAGCTCCAAGCTGGCCCAGCCTCAGTCTCCATACGCCGCCCCACCTTCCTCCCGCTGCGACAGCATCTCTGTCCTGGACAGCAGCCCCTCTGAATCCTCACTGACCCCTATAGTATCACATCCTCCAGCTCCAAGTACCAGGAGCAG CTGGTTGCTGCATGTCATCCAGACGGTCCTCCACGTGCTGCAGGTGTCTCTGGCCTACATGCTGATGTTGTGCGTCATGTCCTACAACACCTGGATTTTTCTCGGGGTCATCGTGGGGTCTGTCCTCGGTTATTTTGTCTCATTTCCTCTCCTGGATCGGATGTGA